The following are encoded together in the Equus przewalskii isolate Varuska chromosome 14, EquPr2, whole genome shotgun sequence genome:
- the NFU1 gene encoding NFU1 iron-sulfur cluster scaffold homolog, mitochondrial isoform X3, with product MDFFASGLPLVTEETSSGEAGSEEDDEVVAMIKELLDTRIRPTVQEDGGDVIYKGFEDGIVQLKLQGSCTSCPSSIITLKNGIQNMLQFYIPEVEGVEQVMDDESDEKEANSP from the exons ATGGATTTCTTTGCATCTGGCTTACCCTTAGTTACTGAGGAAACATCTTCAGGAGAAGCAG gATCTGAAGAAGATGATGAAGTTGTGGCAATGATTAAGGAATTGTTAGATACTAGAATACG GCCAACTGTGCAGGAAGATGGAGGAGATGTAATCTATAAAGGCTTTGAAGATGGCATCGTCCAGCTGAAACTCCAAGGTTCTTGTACGAGCTGCCCCAGTTCAATCATTACTCTGAAGAATGGAATTCAGAACATGCTGCAGTTTTATATTCCAGAAGTAGAAGGCGTAGAACAG gttaTGGATGATGAATCAGATGAAAAAGAAGCAAACTCACcttaa